In Phycodurus eques isolate BA_2022a chromosome 10, UOR_Pequ_1.1, whole genome shotgun sequence, a genomic segment contains:
- the nudt3b gene encoding diphosphoinositol polyphosphate phosphohydrolase 1 produces the protein MIKLKSNQTRTYDGDGYKKRAACLCFRSESEEEVLLVSSSRHPDKWIVPGGGMEPEEEPSVAATREVCEEAGVKGTLGRLVGVFENQERKHRTFVYVLIVTEVLEDWEDSVNIGRKREWFKIDDAIQLLLCHKPVQATYFEALQESCLTSNGTPLVATIGGELSPTYSINQSSVSDIR, from the exons ATGATTAAGCTCAAGTCAAACCAGACCCGGACGTATGACGGGGACGGCTACAAGAAGCGCGCCGCCTGCCTGTGCTTCAGGAGCGAATCGGAGGAGGAG GTGCTGCTGGTGAGCAGTAGCAGACATCCCGATAAGTGGATCGTTCCCGGAGGGGGAATGGAACCTGAGGAGGAGCCCAGTGTCGCTGCTACTCGGGAAGTGTGCGAGGAG GCGGGCGTGAAAGGGACGCTTGGTCGCTTAGTCGGCGTGTTCGAG aaccagGAGAGGAAACATAGAACCTTCGTCTACGTTCTGATCGTGACGGAGGTCCTGGAGGACTGGGAGGATTCGGTCAACATTG GGAGGAAAAGGGAATGGTTTAAAATAGACGATGCCATACAGTTGTTGCTGTGTCACAAACCCGTGCAGGCCACCTACTTCGAGGCTCTCCAGGAGAGCTGCCTGACCAGCAACGGGACCCCCTTGGTGGCCACGATAGGCGGGGAACTCTCCCCCACCTACAGCATCAACCAGAGCTCTGTTTCGGATATCAGATAA
- the pacsin1b gene encoding protein kinase C and casein kinase substrate in neurons protein 1, translated as MSGAFEETASLEENTDSFWEVGNYKRTVKRIDDGHRLCNDLMNCIQERAKIEKAYSHHLTEWSKRWRQLVDKGPQYGTVERAWMSLMTEAEKVSDLHHEVKNSLMSQDFEKVKNWQKDSYHKQMMGGFKETKEAEEGFKKAQKPWAKKLKELEAAKKAYHMACKEEKLASTRETNGKSEASVTADQLKKLHEKVDKCKLDSEKAKDKYEKALDELNKCTPLYMENMEQVFDQSQQFEEKRLSFLREVLLDVKRHLNLTENQSYASVYQELEHAITSASAQEDLQWFNNNHGPGMHMNWPQFEEYNPDLTHSITKKEKSKKGDSIMLTNVTATVDMAQAGDQGSVSSYEKNQAHTASNEWSDEEQTLPNSASDTNGGANPFEEDSAGGVRVRALYDYEGQEQDELSFRAGDELTKLEEEDEQGWCKGRLDSGQLGLYPANYVEPI; from the exons ATGTCTGGCGCCTTCGAAGAGACGGCCAGCCTGGAGGAGAACACCGACAGTTTCTGGGAG GTGGGGAACTACAAGCGCACAGTGAAGCGGATCGACGACGGTCATAGGCTGTGCAATGACCTCATGAATTGCATCCAGGAACGAGCTAAAATTGAGAAAGCCTACTCCCACCATCTTACCGAGTGGTCCAAAAGATGGAGACAGCTTGTGGACAAAG GTCCTCAGTACGGCACTGTAGAACGTGCTTGGATGTCACTAATGACAGAAGCGGAGAAGGTGAGTGATCTTCACCATGAAGTGAAGAACAGTCTGATGAGTCAGGACTTTGAGAAGGTGAAGAACTGGCAGAAAGACTCGTACCACAAGCAGATGATGGGAGGCTTCAAGGAAACCAAAGAGGCGGAGGAGGGATTCAAGAAGGCCCAGAAGCCCTGGGCTAAAAAGTTGAAGGAG CTTGAGGCCGCCAAGAAGGCATACCACATGGCCTGCAAAGAGGAGAAACTGGCATCTACGAGGGAGACCAACGGCAAGAGCGAAGCCTCGGTGACTGCTGACCAGCTGAAGAAACTCCATGAGAAAGTGGACAAGTGCAAACTGGATTCGGAGAAG GCCAAGGACAAGTACGAAAAAGCTCTGGATGAGCTGAACAAGTGCACGCCTCTGTACATGGAGAACATGGAGCAGGTCTTCGACCAGAGTCAGCAGTTTGAAGAGAAGAGGCTGAGCTTCCTCAGGGAGGTGCTGCTGGATGTCAAACGCCACCTCAACCTCACAGAGAACCAAAG TTACGCATCAGTGTACCAGGAACTTGAACATGCCATCACGTCAGCCAGCGCTCAAGAAGATCTGCAGTGGTTCAACAACAACCATGGCCCCGGCATGCACATGAACTGGCCGCAGTTTGAG GAGTACAACCCAGACCTTACCCACAGCATCACTAAGAAGGAAAAGTCAAAGAAAGGCGATTCCATCATGCTGACCAATGTCACGGCAACGGTTGACATGGCCCAAGCTGGAGATCAGGGCAG TGTGAGCAGCTACGAGAAGAACCAGGCTCACACGGCCTCCAACGAGTGGTCAGATGAGGAGCAGACGCTCCCCAATTCGGCCAGCGACACCAACGGCGGTGCCAACCCCTTCGAAGAGGACTCGGCCGGCGGCGTGAGAGTCCGGGCGCTGTACGATTACGAAGGCCAGGAGCAGGACGAGCTCAGTTTCCGAGCAG
- the rps10 gene encoding 40S ribosomal protein S10 → MLMPKKNRIAIYELLFKEGVMVAKKDVHLAKHPELADKNVPNLHVMKAMQSLKSCGYVKEQFAWRHFYWYLTNEGIQYLRDFLHLPSEIVPATLRRQTRPETARPRPKGTEGDRPARLNRGESDRDAYRRSAAPPGADKKAEAGAGSATEFTFRGGFGRGRGQQPQ, encoded by the exons ATGCTGATGCCCAAGAAGAATCGCATTGCTATTTACGAGCTCCTCTTCAAGGAGGGAGTCATGGTGGCCAAAAAGGACGTCCACCTGGCCAAGCATCCCGAGCTTGCCGACAAGAACGTGCCCAACCTTCATGTGATGAAAGCCATGCAG TCACTGAAGTCGTGCGGCTACGTCAAGGAGCAATTTGCCTGGCGCCACTTCTACTGGTACCTAACCAACGAGGGCATCCAGTACCTGCGGGACTTCCTCCACCTGCCCTCCGAGATTGTGCCCGCCACGCTGCGCCGCCAGACCCGTCCCGAGACCGCCAGGCCCAGGCCCAAGG GAACGGAAGGAGACAGGCCTGCCCGTCTTAACCGTGGAGAGTCTGACAGAGATGCGTACAGGCGATCTGCTGCACCAC CCGGTGCTGACAAGAAAGCAGAGGCTGGTGCCGGATCTGCCACAGAGTTCACCTTC AGGGGGGGCTTTGGGCGCGGCAGAGGACAGCAGCCTCAGTAA